From the genome of Candidatus Woesearchaeota archaeon:
TCCCCATCTTGTCTCAATTAAACCATTTTCTCTTACTCTATTACCTGCTTTATATATCTCTCTAACATTTTTAAGATTCTTCATTACTCTATCAAAGCCCCTAAATCCAGTCAATTTTAGATACGTTTCAGGATTTAATGCGTCAAGACTTGTAATTAAAGTCACGTTCTTATTGAACAATTCATTTACTGTCTCCTGATTAAGAAGACTGCCATTGGTGTATAGGATTGATATCAATCCTGCTGCATCAGCATGATCTATTAACTGCATTGTCAGATCTCTATTTGTTAACGGCTCCCCTTCACCAGGAATACAAAAAACTTTTGCGCCCAAATCTCTTGCTTGTGAAATAACATCCAATCTTGTGTCCAGATTAACACTATCAAAAGACTTATTGTCATCTCTGTAACATTTAGAACAGCTATAATTACAGCCAAACGGCAAGTTCATAGCCACATAAGATAATTCATCTTCTTTTATTTGTCCATCTACTTCAAGTTGGTTCGGATTTCCTACCAGTAATTTTTTTGTTTTAGTTTCCATTTTAGTTTCCTTCTTCAATTGTTATTACTAAATAGTAACTTTTAACGTATATATAAATGTTTGTTGTCGTTTTTCCGACAGCAAAGATAAGATTTATATATGAGTTAGCAATTAGTTATGTTATGGACACAGCAGCTGTATTAAGTGAATTGGGACTTTCTGACGGTGAAGTAAAGGTCTACTTAGCCTTGCTTAAACTAGGCTCTGCGCCTGTTAACAAGCTAAAAGAAGAAACAAAGATGCACAGGACAACCATATATGACTTTATTGAGAAGCTTATAAACAAGGGCTTAGTAAGCTATGTTATAAAAGCAGGGGTTAACTATTACACTGCAACAAGCCCAGACAGGCTTATGGATTTCTTAAAGGAAAAAGAAGGCCATTTATCGCAAATAATGCCTCAGCTGAAAAAGCTTTCAGAATTCCACAAAGAAGATTTAAAAGTAGAAATATTCAGAGGGTTAGAAGGGTATAAAACATTGTTTAATACAATAGTAAATACGGGCAAAGACCTCTATGGAATTGGCTTCGACGAGACAAAATATGAAGAGCATCTGCCTATTGCAATAAGGCAGTATTTCAGGAAATTAAAAGAAAAGAACATAAAAGAGTTCATTATTGAAAAAGAAGGCATCAATTTCTTTTACGATAAAAATATAGCCAAAACTACAACATATAAATTCATGCCAGAAGAATATTTTGGCCCAAATCCATTAATGGTTTTTGGCGAGTTTGTTGCAATACATAACTGGAATCCAATGTCCGTCATATTGATGAAAAACAGGGATCTTGCAAAATCATATAAGGCTCATTTTGACCTTCTATGGAATAATCCAGTCAGGATTTACAGAGGAAACAAATATATCACGAAAGTATTTGATGATATTGTTGATGCTTCAATAAAATCAGGAGCATATTTTTGCTTTGGGGCTTCAGCAACATCTAATTATCTGATTGATTATTTCAAAAGCCTTTGTAAAAGACAGGTAGATGCGGGTGTTAAGGCAAGGATAATATTTGATGAAGAAGCAACAGAGCAGATGGACATATGCGTTGAGTATAAGCAAGAAGTAAGAACATTTCCCAAACAATACATAACGCCAACAGAGGTGAATATTGCAGGGGACAAGACAGTGATAGTGTTTTGGACAGAAAAAAAAGAGCCAATTGCATTTATAATAGAAGGAAAAGAAGTTGCAGACTCATTCAAAAAATATTTTGAATTGATGTGGAGCATAGCAAAGCCTTATAAAAATAAAAAACATTTAAATACGCCCATGAAAATCCATTAACCATGAAACAACTATCATCAAAAGACCTGAAAGAGCTGTATTTCAAGTTTTTCAAAGAGAAAGGCCATAAGCTAATAGCTTCTGCTTCCTTGATCCCTGAGCATGATCCTACTGTCTTGTTCACAGCAGCTGGAATGCATCCTTTAGTTCCTTTTTTAATAGGCCAGCCGCATCCGCAGGGAAAAAGATTGGTAAATGTGCAGAAATGTTTGAGGACAGATGACATTGATGAAGTCGGAGATCCTTCTCATCTTACTTTCTTCGAGATGCTCGGAAACTGGTCATTAGGAGATTACTGGAAAAAAGAAGCAATAGAATGGAGCTATGAATTCTTGACAGACAAAAAATGGCTCGGAATAGACCAAGAAAGAATATCAGTAACGTGCTTTAAGGGAGATAATGATGCGCCAAAAGACGAGGAATCTGCCAAAATCTGGCTCTCAGTTGGAATTCCTAAAGAAAGAATTTACTTTCTGCCTAAAAAAGACAATTGGTGGGGGCCTGCCGGCGAAACCGGTCCTTGCGGCCCTGACAGCGAGATGTTCTATGACACTGGAAAAGAAAAGTGCGGCAGCGAGTGCAAGCCAGGATGCTCCTGCGGGAAATATTTCGAAATATGGAATGATGTTTTTATGCAGTACAACAAGACAAAAGAGGGCAAGTTCGAGAAGCTGAAGCAGCAGAATGTTGATACTGGAATGGGCGTTGAAAGGACAGCTGCTGTTCTGCAGGGCAAGAAAACAGTTTATGAGATTGAGACCTTCAATCCTATAATTGGCAAAATAAAGGAAATTGCTAAAATTAAAGAGCCAAATGAAGATCAGATGAAATCAATAAGGATCGTAACAGACCATATAAGGGCGGCAACTTTCATATTGGGTGATGAAAAGGCAATTGCTCCCTCAAATGTTGACCAGGGCTATATCTTGAGAAGGTTTATCAGGAGATCGATAAGGCACGGAAAGCTATTGGGCATTGAAAAGGAATTTCTGTCAGAATTGGCAAAAATAGCTGTTGAGCTGCACAAAAGCGATTATAAAGAACTGGAAAAAAATAAGGGGTTTATATTGGATGAGTTGAGAAAAGAAGATGAAAAATTCAGGAAAACTCTTGAAAATGGGCTGAAAGAATTCGAAAAAATAATCAAAAATAAAAAAGAGATTGGCGGCGAGAATGCCTTCTTGCTGTTCCAGAGCTTTGGCTTTCCTATTGAAATCACAGCTGAGCTGGCTAAAGAAAAAAATGTCAGCGTTGATGTAACCGGATTCAACAAAGAATTTGAGAAGCACCAGGAATTGAGCAGGATTGGGGCTGAGAAGAAATTCAAAGGAGGGCTGGCAGATTCTTCAGAAGAAACAACGAAGCTGCATACAGCAACGCACATGCTTAATCAGGCATTAAGGGTTGTTTTGGGGAAAAAGGATATTTTCCAGAGAGGATCA
Proteins encoded in this window:
- a CDS encoding radical SAM protein — encoded protein: METKTKKLLVGNPNQLEVDGQIKEDELSYVAMNLPFGCNYSCSKCYRDDNKSFDSVNLDTRLDVISQARDLGAKVFCIPGEGEPLTNRDLTMQLIDHADAAGLISILYTNGSLLNQETVNELFNKNVTLITSLDALNPETYLKLTGFRGFDRVMKNLKNVREIYKAGNRVRENGLIETRWGVITIINQHNKGEIPKIREFCGDDAFFICNYPINKGRAKSVWDSYAGAQENLIELIRTANMYTDTLVAGLSSPTRSGQCIMLNNGITIDTNGNAHACPAMVDTNLGSITNTSVRDIWKKTRNYTQSKGNPLCLSRDIKQYCKKANILSVGEMLV
- a CDS encoding helix-turn-helix domain-containing protein; translated protein: MDTAAVLSELGLSDGEVKVYLALLKLGSAPVNKLKEETKMHRTTIYDFIEKLINKGLVSYVIKAGVNYYTATSPDRLMDFLKEKEGHLSQIMPQLKKLSEFHKEDLKVEIFRGLEGYKTLFNTIVNTGKDLYGIGFDETKYEEHLPIAIRQYFRKLKEKNIKEFIIEKEGINFFYDKNIAKTTTYKFMPEEYFGPNPLMVFGEFVAIHNWNPMSVILMKNRDLAKSYKAHFDLLWNNPVRIYRGNKYITKVFDDIVDASIKSGAYFCFGASATSNYLIDYFKSLCKRQVDAGVKARIIFDEEATEQMDICVEYKQEVRTFPKQYITPTEVNIAGDKTVIVFWTEKKEPIAFIIEGKEVADSFKKYFELMWSIAKPYKNKKHLNTPMKIH
- a CDS encoding alanine--tRNA ligase, translating into MKQLSSKDLKELYFKFFKEKGHKLIASASLIPEHDPTVLFTAAGMHPLVPFLIGQPHPQGKRLVNVQKCLRTDDIDEVGDPSHLTFFEMLGNWSLGDYWKKEAIEWSYEFLTDKKWLGIDQERISVTCFKGDNDAPKDEESAKIWLSVGIPKERIYFLPKKDNWWGPAGETGPCGPDSEMFYDTGKEKCGSECKPGCSCGKYFEIWNDVFMQYNKTKEGKFEKLKQQNVDTGMGVERTAAVLQGKKTVYEIETFNPIIGKIKEIAKIKEPNEDQMKSIRIVTDHIRAATFILGDEKAIAPSNVDQGYILRRFIRRSIRHGKLLGIEKEFLSELAKIAVELHKSDYKELEKNKGFILDELRKEDEKFRKTLENGLKEFEKIIKNKKEIGGENAFLLFQSFGFPIEITAELAKEKNVSVDVTGFNKEFEKHQELSRIGAEKKFKGGLADSSEETTKLHTATHMLNQALRVVLGKKDIFQRGSNITPERLRFDFNFDRKLTDDELKKVEELINEKIKEALPVEREEMTVDDAKKKGAQGVFEHKYGEKVFVYSIGGFSVEICGGPHVKNTSELGHFKITKEESSAAGVRRIKAVLAKA